In Ruania zhangjianzhongii, the following proteins share a genomic window:
- a CDS encoding ABC transporter permease, with the protein MTTVAAPVARTDHGSALTGTGTLLRFMLRRDRVRLPAWIVGISIFVPYFFTAFQTLFPSATELAEVAAFTTGPMIGLLGGPGYGLGAELTYFTFFNAIYVLYFMLAAAAMNILLVSRHTRVEEQTGRAELVRANVLGRHAALAATTILAVASNVALFVLVLAGLRGFDAPMSGAALVAAGISVFGLVFAAVTITAVQISEYSRVASGIAGAVLGGAFVLRAAGDLIGDHGSALSWITPFAWSQQTRAFVDERWWPLLISLTAAVALTILGFVLSTRRDLGAGLRATRRGHDRARAWLSSPVALAWRLHRDSVRGWAIGLIAGGLIYGSTAQPLADSFQDLSGTLGQVLAGGQGDLLTGYLNMMVVMMVIATAIFQVLAVSKVRTEETDGRTEPVLATAVSKQRLLGAHLGVVAVAGVVLLVLSTASMGLTAAAGTGDWSLLGELTVAGLVYSPALLVVLGLAAALYGLNPRLLGIASAVLAFSGLAAFFGEMMELPEAAQAISPWHYTPTYPVESVTALPLVVQLAVFTGLAATGIWAFGRRDLRSV; encoded by the coding sequence GTGACCACCGTCGCCGCACCGGTCGCCCGCACCGACCACGGCTCCGCGCTGACCGGCACCGGAACCCTGCTGCGATTCATGCTGCGGCGGGACCGGGTGCGGCTGCCCGCATGGATCGTCGGTATCAGCATCTTCGTTCCGTACTTCTTCACGGCGTTCCAGACCTTGTTCCCGAGCGCCACCGAGCTGGCCGAGGTGGCCGCATTCACCACCGGACCGATGATCGGTCTGCTCGGTGGCCCGGGCTACGGCCTGGGCGCCGAGCTGACGTACTTCACCTTCTTCAACGCGATCTACGTGCTGTACTTCATGCTCGCGGCAGCGGCGATGAACATCCTGCTCGTGTCCCGGCACACCCGGGTGGAGGAGCAGACCGGCCGGGCGGAGCTGGTCCGAGCGAACGTCCTGGGCCGGCACGCAGCCCTGGCGGCCACCACCATCCTCGCCGTGGCGAGCAACGTGGCGCTCTTCGTCCTCGTCCTCGCCGGCCTGCGCGGCTTCGATGCGCCGATGTCCGGTGCTGCACTCGTGGCGGCAGGTATCAGTGTGTTCGGTCTGGTGTTCGCAGCCGTGACCATCACGGCGGTGCAGATCAGCGAGTACTCGCGGGTAGCCAGCGGGATCGCAGGTGCGGTCCTGGGCGGCGCCTTCGTGCTTCGCGCTGCTGGCGACCTGATCGGCGATCACGGTAGCGCGCTGTCCTGGATCACACCGTTCGCCTGGTCCCAACAGACCCGTGCCTTCGTGGACGAACGCTGGTGGCCGCTACTAATCTCTCTGACGGCGGCGGTCGCCCTGACCATTCTCGGCTTCGTGCTCTCCACCCGACGGGACCTGGGTGCGGGCCTGCGGGCCACTCGGCGCGGGCATGACCGGGCACGCGCCTGGTTGAGCTCACCGGTCGCGCTCGCCTGGCGGCTGCACCGCGACTCGGTCCGGGGCTGGGCGATCGGACTGATCGCCGGCGGGCTGATCTACGGGTCCACCGCGCAACCACTCGCGGACTCGTTCCAGGACCTGTCCGGCACGCTGGGCCAGGTCCTGGCCGGCGGTCAGGGCGACCTGCTCACCGGGTACCTGAACATGATGGTGGTGATGATGGTGATCGCCACCGCGATCTTCCAGGTCCTCGCGGTGTCCAAGGTGCGCACCGAGGAGACCGACGGGCGTACCGAGCCGGTGCTGGCCACCGCCGTGAGCAAGCAACGCCTGCTGGGCGCCCACCTGGGGGTGGTGGCGGTGGCCGGTGTAGTGCTGCTGGTGCTGTCCACCGCGAGCATGGGGCTGACAGCGGCCGCGGGGACCGGTGACTGGTCACTGCTCGGTGAGCTGACCGTGGCGGGCCTGGTCTACTCCCCTGCCCTGCTGGTGGTGCTCGGCCTCGCGGCCGCCTTGTACGGCCTGAACCCACGGCTCCTCGGCATCGCGTCCGCGGTGCTGGCGTTCAGCGGGCTCGCCGCGTTCTTCGGGGAGATGATGGAGCTGCCCGAGGCGGCGCAAGCGATCTCGCCCTGGCACTACACGCCCACCTACCCGGTGGAGTCGGTCACGGCACTACCGCTGGTCGTCCAGCTGGCGGTGTTCACAGGCCTGGCCGCGACGGGTATCTGGGCGTTCGGCCGCCGCGACCTGCGCTCGGTGTGA
- the pth gene encoding aminoacyl-tRNA hydrolase yields MSNTPWLVVGLGNPGPTYAGNRHNVGQMVLDVLAREVPGSFTAHKARAAVLDGRLGVTAGGAPGPRVVLAKPGSYMNLSGGPVSALMQFYQVPIEQLLVVHDELDLPPETLRLKRGGGEGGHNGLKSISQSLGSRDYLRLRVGIGRPPGRMEAADYVLRDFSTIERVGLAVTLEEAAEAVADLLADGLEKTQTRLHAARD; encoded by the coding sequence ATGAGCAACACGCCATGGCTGGTGGTGGGGCTGGGCAATCCTGGCCCCACCTACGCCGGCAACCGGCACAACGTCGGTCAGATGGTTCTCGACGTGCTCGCTCGGGAGGTACCCGGCTCCTTCACCGCACACAAAGCTCGTGCCGCGGTGCTCGACGGCCGGCTCGGCGTGACTGCCGGTGGGGCGCCCGGCCCGCGGGTGGTGCTGGCCAAACCGGGCAGCTACATGAATCTCTCCGGCGGACCGGTGTCCGCACTGATGCAGTTCTACCAGGTGCCGATCGAGCAGCTCCTGGTGGTGCACGACGAGCTCGACCTGCCCCCGGAGACGCTGCGCCTCAAGCGCGGCGGTGGTGAGGGCGGCCACAACGGGCTGAAGTCCATCTCGCAGTCCCTCGGCAGCCGCGACTACCTCCGGCTGCGGGTGGGTATCGGCCGTCCACCTGGGCGGATGGAGGCGGCCGACTACGTGCTCCGGGACTTCTCCACGATCGAGCGGGTCGGCCTGGCGGTCACTCTGGAGGAGGCGGCCGAAGCGGTCGCGGACCTGCTCGCTGATGGTCTGGAGAAGACTCAGACCCGGCTGCACGCCGCCCGCGACTAG
- a CDS encoding ABC transporter ATP-binding protein, whose translation MADVITTSNLVKDYGKVRALNGLDLTVSAGEVHGFLGPNGAGKTTTIRILLGLLRPTSGTAQVFDQDPVTHAVDLHRRLAYVPGDVELWPNLTGGEAIDIFSRLRGHADRDLVEYLAGRFDLDLSKKGRTYSKGNRQKVALVAALASQVELLVLDEPTAGLDPLMEAVFQECIRDATERGTSVLLSSHILGQVEALADRVSIVRAGQIIESGTLAELRHLTRTSVQVTAAGNTSPLADLPGVHSLTTADDQTRFEVDGEHMGAVVRALGPMEVASLTAHPPTLEQLLLRHYGDGDAGTAVADEKTAEAAASERADREPARDSRRHATTKGAQ comes from the coding sequence ATGGCAGACGTCATCACCACCAGCAATCTCGTCAAGGACTACGGCAAGGTCCGCGCCCTGAACGGGCTCGACCTGACCGTGTCCGCTGGCGAAGTACACGGCTTCCTCGGCCCGAACGGCGCTGGGAAGACCACCACTATCCGCATCCTGCTCGGACTGCTGCGCCCCACCTCGGGCACCGCCCAAGTGTTCGATCAGGACCCGGTGACCCACGCCGTCGACCTGCACCGCCGGCTCGCCTATGTCCCCGGTGATGTGGAGCTCTGGCCGAACCTGACTGGCGGTGAGGCGATCGACATCTTCTCCCGGCTGCGCGGGCACGCCGACCGCGACCTGGTCGAGTACCTCGCCGGCCGGTTCGATCTGGACCTGAGCAAGAAGGGCCGTACCTACTCCAAGGGCAATCGGCAGAAGGTGGCCTTGGTGGCCGCACTCGCCAGTCAGGTAGAGCTGCTCGTCCTGGACGAGCCGACCGCCGGTCTGGACCCGCTGATGGAAGCGGTGTTCCAGGAGTGCATCCGGGACGCGACGGAGCGTGGCACCTCGGTGCTGCTGTCCAGCCACATCCTGGGCCAGGTGGAGGCTCTGGCCGACCGTGTCTCCATCGTGCGGGCCGGGCAGATCATCGAGTCCGGCACCCTGGCAGAGCTGCGCCACCTGACCCGGACCTCGGTGCAGGTCACCGCCGCAGGCAACACCTCCCCCCTGGCGGACCTGCCCGGTGTGCACAGTCTGACCACCGCTGACGACCAGACCCGGTTCGAGGTGGACGGCGAGCACATGGGCGCCGTGGTCCGCGCACTCGGCCCGATGGAGGTGGCGTCTCTGACTGCCCATCCGCCCACGCTGGAGCAACTGCTGCTGCGGCACTACGGCGACGGTGATGCCGGCACCGCAGTCGCCGACGAGAAGACGGCCGAAGCCGCCGCGAGCGAACGGGCCGATCGCGAGCCGGCCAGGGACTCGAGGCGGCACGCTACGACCAAGGGGGCACAGTGA
- the mfd gene encoding transcription-repair coupling factor: MNLTGVLPALRADSGLAELVENVPARGPLTITASVGVRAPMLAELASRADRPLVVVVATGREADELAEALAAYLPSEGIAVLPSWETLPHERLSPRSDTVARRIAVLRRLAHPDTAQVGPAGSSAPIRVLVLPVRALLQPVVAGLGDLEPVALRAGDTAPMEDVIAALVDAAYTRVDMVERRGEFAVRGGLLDVFAPTEAHPQRIEFWGDDIEEIRWFSAADQRSLEISEDGMWAPPTREVLLTESVRERARELMATLPGATEMLEKLSEGIAVDGMESLAPVLVDEMVPLLDLVPADALLLVDDPERIRRRAHDLVATTEEFLAAAWTSAAAGANSPIDLSRASFATLEDTRDIARRRGLGWWQVSAFSADAELEELAETAAPSETAAPSEEGDGAGRAVQIASRDVEGYRGETDRAVADLRQLTRDGWRLVLVTEGPGPARRMVEQLLDADVPARLVAEVEPAGSDARAGEDPDLPVAGMVLVTTASVGRGFVSETLRLAVFTEADLTGRAGTSTRDMRTLPARRRNVVDPLALRPGDYVVHEQHGVGQFVELLQRTVGTGKTAATREYLVIEYAPSKRGHPGDRLYVPTDSLDQVTKYTGGEAPSVNKLGGSDWAKTKSRARRAIKEIANELIRLYAARMATRGHQFAPDTPWQRELEDAFAYVETPDQLSSIDEVKADMEKSMPMDRLISGDVGYGKTEIAIRAAFKAVQDGKQVAVLVPTTLLVQQHLDTFAERYSGFPVVVKALSRFQTSAEAEAVREGVRSGAVDVVIGTHRLITGDVRFKDLGLVVIDEEQRFGVEHKETLKQLRTNVDVLAMSATPIPRTLEMAVTGIREMSTLATPPEERHPVLTFVGPYQQKQIAAAIRRELLREGQVFYVHNRVESIDKTAAKLAELVPDARIAVAHGKMNEHQLEQVIVDFWEKRFDVLVCTTIVETGLDISNANTLIVERSDVFGLSQLHQLRGRVGRGRERAYAYFLYPPEKPLTETAHERLQTIAAHTDLGAGMQVAMKDLEIRGAGNLLGGEQSGHIAGVGFDLYVRMVSEAVAKAKGEETEELSELKLELPIDAHIPHDYIAHERLRLEAYTKLSQVSGEEALAQVREELVDRYGPVPEQVERLFAVAGLRIKARSAGLVDITGQGKYIRFAPVELPESAQLRLKRLYPGTVHKPAIRTVLVPAPTTSRVGGVALRDEALLDWVSQLIDAVLARETSVAAAAGVAAGD, from the coding sequence ATGAACCTCACAGGTGTGCTGCCCGCGCTCCGGGCTGATTCCGGCCTGGCCGAGCTGGTCGAGAATGTGCCGGCGCGCGGCCCGCTGACTATCACCGCATCCGTGGGAGTGCGCGCACCGATGCTCGCCGAGCTCGCCAGCCGGGCCGACCGGCCACTCGTGGTGGTGGTGGCCACCGGCCGGGAGGCCGACGAGCTCGCTGAAGCGCTGGCCGCCTATCTGCCGAGCGAGGGCATCGCCGTTCTGCCGTCCTGGGAGACCCTGCCGCACGAACGGCTCTCCCCACGCAGCGACACCGTCGCCCGGCGGATCGCCGTGCTGCGCCGCCTCGCTCACCCGGACACCGCGCAGGTGGGCCCGGCCGGCTCCTCCGCCCCGATCCGGGTGCTGGTGCTGCCGGTGCGGGCACTGCTGCAGCCGGTGGTCGCCGGCCTCGGTGACCTGGAGCCGGTGGCGTTGCGCGCCGGGGACACCGCCCCGATGGAGGACGTCATCGCCGCGCTGGTCGATGCCGCCTACACCCGCGTGGACATGGTGGAGCGGCGCGGCGAGTTCGCGGTCCGCGGCGGTCTGCTGGACGTGTTCGCCCCCACCGAGGCGCACCCGCAGCGGATCGAGTTCTGGGGCGACGACATCGAGGAGATCCGCTGGTTCTCCGCCGCCGACCAGCGCTCCCTGGAAATCAGCGAGGACGGGATGTGGGCCCCGCCCACCCGGGAGGTGCTACTCACCGAGAGTGTGCGCGAGCGAGCCCGCGAGCTGATGGCCACCCTGCCCGGGGCCACCGAGATGTTGGAGAAGCTCAGCGAGGGTATCGCCGTGGACGGGATGGAGTCCCTCGCTCCGGTGCTGGTGGATGAGATGGTCCCGCTGCTCGACCTGGTTCCCGCCGACGCGCTGCTGCTGGTGGACGACCCGGAGCGGATCCGCCGCCGGGCGCACGATCTGGTGGCCACCACCGAGGAGTTTCTCGCTGCGGCGTGGACGTCCGCCGCCGCAGGGGCGAACTCTCCGATCGACCTCTCCCGTGCCTCGTTCGCCACCCTGGAGGACACTCGGGACATTGCCCGCCGCCGCGGGCTGGGCTGGTGGCAGGTCTCGGCCTTCTCCGCCGACGCCGAGCTCGAGGAGCTCGCCGAGACCGCTGCACCGTCCGAGACTGCTGCACCGTCCGAGGAGGGCGACGGCGCGGGCCGGGCTGTGCAGATCGCCTCCCGGGACGTGGAGGGTTACCGGGGCGAGACCGACCGCGCGGTCGCCGATCTGCGCCAGCTCACCCGGGACGGATGGCGCCTGGTGCTGGTCACCGAAGGGCCCGGACCGGCCCGGCGGATGGTGGAACAGCTGCTCGACGCCGACGTGCCCGCCCGGCTGGTCGCCGAGGTGGAACCCGCCGGCTCCGACGCCCGCGCGGGGGAGGACCCGGACCTACCGGTGGCCGGGATGGTGCTGGTCACCACCGCCAGCGTCGGGCGTGGGTTCGTCTCCGAGACACTCCGGCTGGCAGTGTTCACCGAGGCGGACCTGACCGGCCGCGCCGGCACCTCCACCCGGGACATGCGGACCCTGCCCGCGCGCCGACGCAACGTGGTGGACCCGCTGGCGCTGCGTCCGGGGGACTACGTGGTGCACGAGCAGCACGGCGTGGGCCAGTTCGTGGAGCTGCTGCAGCGCACGGTCGGGACCGGCAAGACCGCGGCCACCCGTGAGTACCTGGTGATCGAGTACGCACCGTCCAAGCGCGGGCACCCCGGGGACCGGCTGTACGTGCCCACGGACTCCCTGGACCAGGTGACGAAGTACACCGGTGGCGAGGCACCGAGCGTGAACAAGCTCGGCGGCTCCGACTGGGCGAAGACCAAGTCCCGCGCCCGGCGCGCGATCAAGGAGATCGCGAACGAGCTGATCCGGCTCTACGCCGCGCGGATGGCCACCCGGGGGCACCAGTTCGCCCCGGACACCCCGTGGCAGCGCGAGCTCGAGGATGCCTTCGCGTATGTGGAGACCCCGGACCAGCTCTCCTCGATCGATGAGGTCAAGGCGGACATGGAGAAGTCCATGCCGATGGACCGGCTGATCTCCGGGGACGTCGGCTACGGCAAGACCGAGATCGCCATTCGTGCCGCATTCAAGGCGGTGCAGGACGGTAAACAGGTGGCCGTGCTCGTGCCCACCACGCTGCTGGTGCAGCAGCACCTGGACACGTTCGCCGAGCGGTACTCCGGGTTCCCGGTGGTGGTCAAGGCGCTGTCCCGGTTCCAGACCTCCGCCGAGGCCGAGGCGGTGCGCGAGGGGGTGCGCAGCGGCGCCGTGGACGTGGTGATCGGCACCCACCGCCTGATCACCGGGGACGTCCGGTTCAAGGACCTCGGCCTGGTGGTGATCGACGAGGAGCAGCGCTTCGGGGTGGAGCACAAGGAGACGCTCAAGCAGCTGCGCACGAACGTGGACGTGCTGGCGATGTCGGCCACCCCGATCCCGCGCACCCTGGAGATGGCGGTGACCGGGATCCGGGAGATGTCCACGCTGGCCACCCCGCCGGAGGAGCGCCACCCCGTGCTCACCTTCGTCGGGCCGTACCAGCAGAAGCAGATCGCCGCCGCGATCCGCCGCGAGCTGCTCCGCGAGGGGCAGGTCTTCTACGTGCACAACCGGGTGGAGTCGATCGACAAAACCGCAGCGAAACTGGCCGAGCTCGTACCCGACGCACGAATCGCCGTCGCGCACGGGAAGATGAACGAGCACCAGCTGGAGCAGGTGATCGTGGACTTCTGGGAAAAGCGGTTCGACGTCCTGGTGTGCACCACGATCGTGGAGACCGGGCTGGACATCTCGAACGCGAACACGCTGATCGTGGAGCGCTCCGACGTGTTCGGGTTGTCCCAGCTGCACCAGCTGCGCGGCCGGGTGGGCCGCGGGCGAGAACGTGCCTACGCCTACTTCCTCTACCCGCCGGAGAAGCCGCTCACCGAGACGGCACACGAACGGCTGCAGACCATCGCCGCGCACACCGATCTCGGCGCCGGGATGCAGGTGGCGATGAAGGACCTGGAGATCCGTGGCGCGGGCAACCTGCTCGGCGGGGAACAGTCCGGGCACATCGCCGGTGTGGGCTTCGACCTGTATGTGCGGATGGTCTCCGAGGCGGTGGCCAAAGCCAAGGGGGAAGAGACGGAGGAGCTGTCCGAGCTCAAGCTCGAGCTACCGATCGACGCGCACATCCCGCACGACTACATCGCGCATGAGCGGCTCCGGCTGGAGGCGTACACCAAGCTCTCCCAGGTGAGTGGTGAGGAGGCGCTGGCCCAGGTGCGCGAGGAGCTGGTGGACCGGTACGGGCCGGTACCGGAGCAGGTGGAGCGGCTGTTCGCCGTGGCGGGCCTGCGGATCAAGGCCCGCTCCGCCGGTCTGGTGGATATCACCGGGCAGGGCAAGTACATCCGGTTTGCACCGGTGGAGCTGCCCGAATCCGCCCAGCTGCGGCTGAAGCGGCTCTACCCGGGCACTGTGCACAAGCCCGCGATCCGCACCGTGCTGGTGCCCGCGCCGACCACCTCCCGGGTGGGTGGGGTGGCGCTGCGGGACGAGGCGCTGCTGGACTGGGTCAGCCAGCTGATCGACGCCGTGCTCGCCCGAGAGACGTCGGTGGCTGCGGCGGCCGGTGTGGCTGCCGGGGACTGA
- a CDS encoding ribose-phosphate diphosphokinase, which translates to MTGITSHGEKRLVLVSGRAHPELAQNVASELNIEIVPTTLYDFASGEIYVRFAESVRGTDAFVLQSHTAPINQWIMEQLLMVDALKRASVKSITAVIPFYGYARQDKKHRGREPISARLMADMFFTAGANRLMSVDLHAAQTQGFFNGPVDHLWAMPILTDYVRTRIDLGNAAVVSPDAGRIRVAEQWAARLGGVPLAFVHKTRDITRPNQAVANRVVGDVEGRDCILVDDLIDTGGTITEAVKVLMNDGARSVIVAATHGVLSDPAMQRLTECGASEVVITDTLPIPAEKRVGPLTVLSIAPLVARAIREVFDDGSVTSLFDGNA; encoded by the coding sequence ATGACCGGCATCACCAGCCACGGCGAGAAGCGCCTTGTCCTCGTCTCCGGCCGGGCGCACCCCGAGCTCGCCCAGAACGTGGCCAGCGAGCTGAACATCGAGATCGTGCCCACCACGCTCTACGACTTCGCCAGTGGCGAGATCTATGTGCGGTTTGCCGAGAGCGTGCGCGGTACCGACGCGTTCGTGCTGCAGTCGCACACCGCGCCGATCAACCAGTGGATCATGGAGCAGCTGCTCATGGTCGACGCGCTGAAGCGGGCCTCGGTGAAGTCGATCACCGCCGTCATCCCGTTCTACGGCTACGCCCGGCAGGACAAGAAGCACCGCGGCCGCGAGCCGATCTCCGCCCGACTGATGGCGGACATGTTCTTCACTGCCGGAGCCAACCGGCTGATGAGCGTGGACCTGCACGCCGCGCAGACCCAGGGTTTCTTCAACGGCCCGGTGGACCACCTCTGGGCGATGCCGATCCTCACCGACTACGTGCGCACCCGGATCGACCTCGGCAACGCCGCCGTGGTCTCCCCGGACGCCGGTCGAATCCGGGTCGCGGAGCAGTGGGCCGCCCGGCTGGGCGGGGTGCCGTTGGCGTTCGTGCACAAGACCCGGGACATCACCCGGCCGAACCAGGCGGTCGCGAACCGGGTGGTCGGCGACGTCGAAGGGCGCGACTGCATCCTGGTGGACGACCTGATCGATACCGGCGGCACCATCACCGAGGCGGTCAAGGTGTTGATGAATGACGGCGCTCGCAGTGTGATCGTGGCCGCTACCCACGGGGTGCTCTCCGATCCGGCGATGCAGCGACTCACCGAATGTGGTGCGAGCGAGGTGGTGATCACCGACACGCTGCCCATCCCGGCGGAGAAGCGGGTCGGTCCGCTGACCGTGCTCTCGATCGCCCCGCTGGTGGCCCGGGCCATCCGGGAAGTATTCGACGATGGATCGGTCACCAGCCTCTTCGACGGCAACGCCTGA
- a CDS encoding NADP-dependent oxidoreductase encodes MTQTPTTTRQIALASRPHGKPETHDFRVETVDLPELGAEEILVRNTVMSVDPYMRGRMNDVKSYVAPFDVGSPLDGGAVGEVIASRSAKVAVGSQVLHGSGWREHAILPAAAASVVDVGAAPASRYLGILGMTGLTAYVGLTAVAEMREGDTVFVSGAAGAVGQAAGQIARALGAGKVIGSAGSANKVARIRELGYDEAFNYKDGPVHDGLRAAAPEGIDVYFDNVGGDHLEAAIGELRLFGRVAMCGAISQYNATEPPPGPHNLSLAIGKNLTLRGFIVGQYAHLAQEYRGKAAEWLAGGRLQGDETFRDGLENAPQAFIDMLGGANTGKMLVRL; translated from the coding sequence ATGACGCAGACGCCCACCACCACCCGCCAGATCGCCCTTGCGTCGCGGCCGCACGGCAAGCCGGAGACCCACGACTTCCGAGTCGAGACCGTCGATCTGCCCGAGCTCGGCGCCGAGGAGATCCTCGTGCGCAACACTGTCATGTCCGTGGACCCGTACATGCGCGGCCGGATGAACGACGTGAAGTCCTACGTCGCCCCGTTTGACGTGGGATCCCCGCTGGATGGCGGCGCCGTGGGCGAGGTCATCGCATCCCGCTCCGCCAAGGTCGCCGTCGGGTCGCAGGTCCTGCACGGGTCCGGGTGGCGTGAGCACGCGATACTGCCGGCGGCAGCGGCCTCTGTCGTGGACGTCGGGGCCGCTCCGGCGTCCCGGTACCTCGGGATCCTCGGCATGACCGGGCTGACCGCCTATGTCGGGCTGACCGCAGTAGCCGAGATGCGCGAGGGGGATACCGTCTTCGTCTCCGGGGCCGCGGGGGCCGTCGGCCAGGCGGCCGGTCAGATCGCCAGAGCGTTAGGTGCGGGGAAGGTGATCGGTTCGGCCGGCTCGGCGAACAAGGTCGCCCGGATCCGCGAGCTCGGCTACGACGAGGCCTTCAACTACAAGGACGGCCCGGTGCACGACGGCCTGCGTGCTGCGGCTCCGGAGGGTATCGACGTCTACTTCGACAACGTCGGCGGCGACCACCTCGAGGCCGCGATCGGTGAGTTGAGGCTGTTTGGTCGAGTAGCGATGTGCGGTGCCATTTCGCAGTACAACGCCACCGAACCACCGCCCGGACCACACAACCTCTCGCTGGCTATCGGCAAGAACCTCACGCTGCGCGGCTTCATCGTGGGGCAGTACGCGCACCTCGCGCAGGAGTACCGGGGCAAGGCGGCCGAGTGGCTCGCCGGCGGCCGGCTGCAGGGCGACGAGACGTTCCGCGATGGACTCGAGAACGCGCCCCAGGCGTTCATCGACATGCTCGGTGGGGCCAACACCGGGAAGATGCTCGTCCGGCTCTGA
- a CDS encoding 50S ribosomal protein L25/general stress protein Ctc, giving the protein MADTDTALAATRRTEFGKGAARRIRREDKIPAVLYGHGTDPVHLTLPGHSTWLALKDNANALLTINFDGEHELALAKDVQRDPVRHTIDHIDFILVRRGEKVVVDVSVILEGESAPGTIHMLESQTLSVLADATKIPESLEVSIEGLEEGAIIRAGEVSLPAGVELETDPEYEVVIISVPRAEAEEDEDEDEETEEGAAEAAESEAPADED; this is encoded by the coding sequence ATGGCTGACACCGACACCGCCCTGGCGGCAACCCGCCGCACCGAATTCGGCAAGGGCGCTGCCCGCCGGATCCGCCGCGAGGACAAGATCCCCGCGGTGCTCTACGGCCACGGCACCGACCCGGTGCACCTGACCCTGCCCGGCCACTCCACCTGGCTGGCGCTGAAGGACAACGCGAACGCGCTGCTGACGATCAACTTCGACGGGGAGCACGAGCTCGCCCTGGCCAAGGACGTGCAGCGCGACCCGGTGCGGCACACGATCGACCACATCGACTTCATCCTGGTCCGCCGCGGCGAGAAGGTGGTCGTCGACGTGTCGGTGATCCTCGAGGGCGAGTCCGCCCCGGGCACCATCCACATGCTTGAGTCGCAGACCCTGAGCGTGCTGGCTGACGCCACCAAGATCCCCGAGTCTCTCGAGGTCTCCATCGAGGGACTGGAAGAGGGCGCTATCATCCGCGCCGGCGAGGTGTCGCTGCCCGCGGGGGTGGAGCTGGAGACCGACCCCGAGTACGAGGTCGTCATCATCTCTGTGCCGCGCGCTGAGGCCGAAGAGGACGAGGACGAGGACGAGGAGACCGAGGAGGGCGCTGCTGAGGCGGCCGAGTCCGAGGCTCCCGCCGACGAGGACTGA
- a CDS encoding TetR/AcrR family transcriptional regulator encodes MATTRERILAAAVVCFGRDGFDVGLREIGAEAGFSAALVVRQFGSKEGLRRACDEHIRAEIVRVKEEHIVEQDGRSVLAHLAHLDEYTHITAYVVQSLLDGGALARSLIEHMVTDASNYMAHGERAGLIRLSRDPQARARYLTYAGLGAMLMQLKFAEGESVDAVGVLRAVMDQQMLPMLEVYSEGLFTDGRYLDALLEVSDADHVPPTRHEPTTVPHDVATDPPG; translated from the coding sequence ATGGCTACCACCCGCGAGCGGATCCTTGCCGCGGCCGTCGTCTGCTTCGGCCGCGACGGCTTCGACGTCGGCCTGCGCGAGATCGGCGCCGAAGCCGGGTTCAGCGCCGCCCTGGTGGTTCGGCAATTCGGCTCCAAGGAGGGCCTGCGACGAGCCTGCGACGAGCACATCCGGGCGGAGATCGTGCGGGTGAAGGAGGAGCATATCGTCGAGCAGGACGGACGCAGCGTGCTCGCTCACCTGGCGCACTTGGACGAGTACACCCACATCACCGCATACGTCGTGCAGAGCCTGCTGGACGGCGGAGCGCTGGCCCGTTCCTTGATCGAGCACATGGTCACCGATGCGTCGAACTACATGGCCCATGGGGAGCGGGCGGGCCTGATCCGACTCTCCCGCGATCCGCAGGCCCGGGCCCGCTACCTGACTTACGCCGGACTCGGCGCCATGCTCATGCAGTTGAAGTTTGCCGAGGGGGAGTCGGTCGATGCGGTCGGAGTGCTCCGCGCCGTGATGGACCAGCAGATGCTGCCCATGCTCGAGGTCTACTCCGAGGGTCTGTTCACGGACGGTCGCTATCTGGACGCCCTGCTAGAAGTCAGCGACGCTGACCACGTACCACCTACCCGCCACGAACCGACCACCGTCCCGCACGACGTCGCGACCGACCCACCGGGGTGA